One Deinococcus sp. LM3 genomic region harbors:
- a CDS encoding winged helix-turn-helix domain-containing protein yields the protein MNDSVRREALAAEAAPAPTELTAREQAVFTLLRAHPGRLYTRADILERVWGLDFSGDERVVDAYVNRIRRKLEGGGGPRIETVRGAGYRCVLPENPERPAWPDLPQWPVGARRLLELVSAAGDRPDDLLQGLLDSLGSVPGLDSLTLLRLSPHASPEVLAAAGSPPPRWPPLPAPGAAGDTGSGPLPGLITLPTASGTTPGTMSGTVSSEDAPVLLLPVPTAAEPDLTLAFTGQPGADWDADVQASLRGAAAPVAGALHRALEVRAGQQALGQLREQVRVFEDRAVKARQDSAALLGLTHLLEDARSVPDILNVSLPVLAELAGTDACAAWFTYAGGPASAALHRTGLPVTPLTRNASDPAHPGDLTVEIGDQTLSLRPVGTRTQAASPLLPVAARCAALALTQATLLRALERTALTDEYTGLGNRQAFLADLHAEVAFAARHGAQFAVTLVDLGNIRYLNATSGYAGGNDLISRLARTLRTVTRTEDRAYRLNGATFALLLRLPQEPGGAVRGWQDRLGAALTQLKQAAPVPLDLQTSLVVCPEDAASTSELLRQALEKLGPVQPPAPPLPGTADHRLSSPQDRRRPHDG from the coding sequence ATGAACGATTCGGTCCGGCGGGAGGCACTGGCGGCAGAGGCCGCTCCCGCCCCGACAGAGCTGACCGCGCGGGAGCAGGCGGTGTTCACGCTCCTGCGCGCCCATCCGGGTCGCCTGTACACGCGCGCCGACATTCTGGAACGCGTGTGGGGACTGGACTTCAGCGGCGACGAACGGGTCGTGGACGCCTACGTGAACCGTATCCGCCGCAAACTGGAAGGCGGAGGCGGGCCGCGTATCGAGACGGTGCGGGGAGCCGGGTACCGCTGCGTCCTGCCGGAGAACCCCGAACGCCCGGCGTGGCCGGACCTGCCGCAGTGGCCGGTCGGGGCCAGACGCCTGCTGGAACTCGTCAGCGCTGCCGGGGACCGGCCGGACGACCTGCTTCAGGGCCTGCTGGACAGCCTAGGCAGCGTGCCGGGCCTGGACAGCCTGACCCTGCTGCGCCTGTCGCCTCACGCCTCTCCGGAGGTGCTGGCGGCGGCCGGTTCGCCCCCGCCGCGCTGGCCGCCGCTGCCCGCGCCCGGCGCCGCAGGAGACACCGGCAGCGGGCCTCTGCCCGGGCTGATCACCCTGCCCACGGCGTCCGGCACTACGCCCGGCACCATGTCTGGCACCGTGTCCAGCGAGGACGCACCGGTGCTGCTGCTGCCGGTGCCCACGGCCGCCGAACCGGATCTCACGCTGGCTTTCACGGGGCAGCCCGGCGCGGATTGGGACGCGGACGTGCAGGCGTCCCTGCGCGGCGCGGCGGCGCCCGTTGCCGGGGCGCTGCACCGCGCGCTGGAGGTGAGGGCCGGGCAGCAGGCGCTCGGGCAGTTGCGGGAACAGGTGCGGGTCTTCGAGGACAGGGCCGTGAAGGCGCGGCAGGACAGCGCGGCGCTGCTGGGCCTCACGCACCTGCTGGAGGACGCCCGGAGCGTGCCGGACATCCTGAACGTCAGCCTGCCGGTCCTGGCGGAACTGGCGGGCACGGACGCCTGCGCCGCGTGGTTCACGTACGCGGGCGGCCCGGCCAGCGCGGCCCTGCACCGCACGGGCCTGCCGGTGACCCCGCTGACCCGGAACGCGTCTGATCCGGCGCATCCGGGCGACCTGACCGTCGAGATCGGCGATCAGACGCTGAGCCTGCGTCCCGTCGGCACCCGCACGCAGGCGGCGAGTCCGCTGCTGCCGGTCGCGGCGCGCTGCGCGGCGCTGGCCCTGACGCAGGCCACCCTGCTGCGCGCGCTGGAACGCACGGCCCTGACGGACGAGTACACCGGCCTGGGGAACCGTCAGGCGTTCCTGGCGGACCTGCACGCCGAGGTGGCGTTCGCCGCGCGGCACGGCGCGCAGTTCGCGGTGACGCTGGTGGACCTGGGGAACATCCGGTACCTGAACGCCACGTCCGGGTACGCGGGCGGGAACGACCTGATCTCGCGGCTGGCGCGGACGCTCCGCACCGTGACGCGCACCGAGGACCGCGCGTACCGCCTGAACGGCGCGACCTTCGCGCTGCTGCTGCGCCTGCCACAGGAACCCGGCGGGGCGGTGCGCGGGTGGCAGGACCGGCTGGGCGCGGCCCTGACGCAGCTGAAGCAGGCCGCGCCCGTTCCGCTGGACCTGCAGACCTCGCTGGTCGTCTGCCCGGAGGACGCCGCGAGCACTTCCGAGTTGCTGCGGCAGGCGCTGGAGAAGCTGGGTCCCGTCCAGCCGCCCGCGCCCCCGCTGCCGGGAACGGCCGACCACCGCCTCTCTTCCCCGCAGGACCGACGGCGCCCCCATGACGGATAA
- a CDS encoding diguanylate cyclase, with amino-acid sequence MTDNPTVSPVAAGDLPSAAPPGGPLSDLGAHAGRCAALSDLTHPDALNELLRAATDYVNAAHAAGDEAAEIEALSLLASAAQRGGQLRLAVECQQRELDLHARRGDRAGQAHCLNNIGMLHANLGAHADALAALHGCQQLCDQYQELPDELRGACRVNIAHAFLLMGQPAHALTFLHPGLTFARRCGDLQTELAALGILGLAHKDLGDTAQATRTLLDAIELARVHDQTTHLIDLFDNLGQVHLQLGDSVQAGAMFQQSLYWAEATGDVHGRVNALLSLGRAAFARRDPGGALTHLNGALGEAREHHLNASVLTILNALVGGLEADGQVTQAYPYLRDLRDLERQLFTEDSERQVQSLRSQFDAERARHDADVYRQLNETAQHARLQAEETVRVRTAELEAVQIEIVTRLGMAAEYRDDRTGQHTRRVGELSGQLAQMMGLPPEEVDLIRWAARLHDIGKIGVSDDILLKTSPYTPEEFERMKLHTIIGAKVLEGSTSRLLRMAEEIARTHHERWDGAGYPRQLRGTDIPMSGRIVAVADVFDALTSERPYKEAWTVTAALEEMQRGSGTQFDPDIVERLIMMVTSNQPELKPMLAPRRHPDLHPPTPGPQAQDQDCQEAQRLIEQAWSVRQSDPRGGALIAPRALDAARRCGDDLTLGLAQRTSGFYCFMAGQYEEALTHLSQGMDIGILCDNRALQADCANFTAAVYSNLQEYEKAADHLAVVLRIAREDHDRLREAHSLHNLSNLYYHNRDLAKALELVQEGLELYRSLDHVNGVAFALSMQATVAFDLGQPEQAAQAARAAMMYAEQAGNLSVGNTARATAGRAIAQLGEVAEGISLIHRAIDDARIHELSVPLAGHYLELGRILQRTGDLEGARDAYGQALALAEPLMARDVMMNTYLQLSELSASQGNAQEALELYRRHHDVEREIHSVTAALKTRALMTQLEVERVKSEAQIYRLKTIELASANEALERVNTEKSGLVNMLEEQSRLLERQLSEDGLTGLFNRRHVEGVLQHEFLHGRVTQAPLCVAMADIDHFKQINDQFSHLVGDQVLRAVAALFQNAVRPTDSVGRYGGEEFLFVFPNTTTGQGQRICERVRELVNAYDWSQIHPSLTVSLSMGVATDPRVPNHERLVSLADEQLYRAKRSGRNRVCVLPEAGH; translated from the coding sequence ATGACGGATAACCCCACCGTGTCCCCCGTGGCCGCCGGGGACCTGCCGTCTGCCGCGCCACCCGGCGGCCCCCTGAGCGACCTGGGCGCCCACGCCGGGCGCTGCGCCGCCCTGAGCGACCTGACCCACCCGGACGCCCTGAACGAACTGCTGCGCGCCGCCACCGACTACGTGAACGCCGCGCACGCCGCCGGGGACGAGGCGGCCGAGATCGAGGCGCTGTCGCTGCTGGCCAGCGCCGCGCAGCGCGGCGGGCAACTGCGACTGGCCGTGGAATGCCAGCAGCGGGAACTGGACCTGCACGCCCGGCGCGGCGACCGGGCCGGGCAGGCGCACTGCCTGAACAACATCGGGATGCTGCACGCCAACCTGGGCGCGCACGCCGACGCGCTGGCCGCCCTGCACGGCTGCCAGCAGCTGTGCGACCAGTACCAGGAACTGCCGGACGAACTGCGCGGCGCGTGCCGCGTGAACATCGCGCACGCGTTCCTGCTGATGGGTCAGCCCGCGCACGCCCTGACGTTCCTGCACCCCGGCCTGACCTTCGCGCGCCGCTGCGGGGACCTGCAGACCGAACTGGCCGCGCTGGGCATCCTGGGACTGGCGCACAAGGACCTGGGCGACACCGCTCAGGCCACCCGGACGCTGCTGGACGCCATCGAACTGGCCCGCGTGCACGATCAGACGACGCACCTGATCGACCTGTTCGACAACCTGGGTCAGGTGCACCTGCAACTCGGGGATTCAGTGCAGGCCGGGGCGATGTTCCAGCAGTCGCTGTACTGGGCCGAGGCGACCGGTGACGTGCACGGCCGCGTGAACGCCCTGCTGAGCCTCGGCCGGGCCGCCTTCGCCCGCCGCGACCCCGGCGGCGCGCTCACGCACCTGAACGGCGCACTCGGGGAGGCGCGCGAGCATCACCTGAACGCGTCGGTCCTGACCATCCTGAACGCGCTGGTCGGCGGGCTCGAGGCGGACGGGCAGGTCACGCAGGCGTACCCGTACCTGCGGGACCTGCGGGACCTGGAACGGCAGCTGTTCACCGAGGACAGCGAACGGCAGGTGCAGTCGCTGCGCAGTCAGTTCGACGCGGAACGCGCCCGCCACGACGCCGACGTGTACCGCCAGCTGAACGAGACCGCGCAGCACGCCCGCCTCCAGGCCGAGGAGACCGTGCGGGTCCGCACCGCCGAACTGGAAGCCGTGCAGATCGAGATCGTCACGCGGCTCGGCATGGCCGCCGAGTACCGCGACGACCGCACCGGGCAGCACACCCGCCGCGTGGGGGAACTCAGCGGCCAGCTCGCGCAGATGATGGGCCTCCCGCCCGAGGAGGTCGACCTGATCCGCTGGGCCGCGCGCCTGCACGACATCGGCAAGATCGGCGTCAGCGACGACATCCTGCTGAAAACCAGTCCGTACACCCCGGAAGAATTCGAGCGCATGAAACTCCACACCATCATCGGCGCGAAGGTGCTGGAGGGCAGCACGTCCCGCCTGCTGCGCATGGCCGAGGAGATTGCCCGCACGCACCACGAACGTTGGGACGGCGCCGGCTACCCCCGCCAACTGCGCGGCACGGACATCCCCATGTCGGGCCGCATCGTGGCGGTCGCGGACGTGTTCGACGCCCTGACCTCCGAACGCCCGTACAAGGAGGCGTGGACCGTCACCGCCGCCCTGGAGGAGATGCAGCGCGGCAGCGGCACGCAGTTCGACCCGGACATCGTCGAGCGCCTGATCATGATGGTCACCAGCAACCAGCCGGAACTCAAACCCATGCTGGCCCCCCGCCGGCACCCGGACCTGCACCCGCCCACGCCCGGCCCGCAGGCCCAGGACCAGGACTGCCAGGAAGCGCAGCGGCTGATCGAGCAGGCCTGGAGCGTCCGCCAGAGCGACCCCAGGGGCGGCGCGCTGATCGCCCCGCGCGCCCTGGACGCCGCGCGCCGCTGCGGCGACGACCTGACCCTGGGTCTCGCGCAGCGCACCAGCGGCTTCTACTGCTTCATGGCCGGCCAGTACGAGGAAGCCCTGACGCACCTGTCGCAGGGCATGGACATCGGCATCCTGTGCGACAACCGCGCCCTGCAGGCCGACTGCGCGAACTTCACGGCCGCCGTGTACTCGAACCTGCAGGAGTACGAGAAGGCCGCCGATCACCTCGCCGTGGTGCTGCGCATCGCCCGCGAGGACCACGACCGCCTGCGCGAGGCTCATTCGCTGCACAACCTCTCGAATCTCTACTACCACAACCGCGATCTTGCGAAAGCCCTGGAACTCGTGCAGGAAGGCCTGGAACTGTACCGGTCGCTGGATCACGTCAACGGTGTGGCCTTCGCGCTGAGCATGCAGGCCACCGTCGCCTTTGACCTGGGACAGCCGGAACAGGCCGCGCAGGCCGCGCGGGCCGCCATGATGTACGCCGAGCAGGCTGGGAATCTCAGCGTAGGGAACACAGCGCGCGCCACAGCGGGCCGCGCCATCGCGCAACTGGGTGAAGTAGCGGAAGGCATCAGCCTGATCCACCGGGCTATCGACGACGCCCGGATTCATGAACTGAGTGTTCCGCTGGCAGGGCACTATCTGGAACTGGGCCGGATCCTCCAGCGCACCGGCGATCTGGAGGGCGCCCGCGACGCCTACGGTCAGGCGCTTGCCCTGGCCGAACCACTGATGGCCCGCGACGTCATGATGAACACGTACCTGCAACTGTCGGAGCTGTCTGCCTCGCAGGGGAACGCGCAGGAAGCGCTGGAACTGTACCGGCGGCACCATGACGTGGAACGCGAGATTCACAGCGTGACGGCGGCCCTGAAGACGCGGGCGCTGATGACGCAGCTGGAGGTCGAGCGGGTGAAGTCCGAGGCGCAGATCTACCGCCTGAAGACCATCGAACTGGCGAGTGCCAACGAGGCGCTGGAACGGGTGAACACCGAGAAGAGCGGGCTGGTGAATATGCTCGAGGAGCAGTCGCGGCTGCTGGAGCGGCAGCTGTCCGAGGACGGCCTGACCGGGCTGTTCAACCGGCGGCACGTGGAGGGCGTGTTGCAGCACGAGTTCCTGCACGGGCGGGTCACGCAGGCGCCGCTGTGCGTGGCGATGGCGGACATCGATCACTTCAAGCAGATCAACGATCAGTTCTCGCATCTGGTGGGGGATCAGGTGCTGCGGGCAGTGGCGGCGCTGTTCCAGAACGCGGTGCGGCCCACCGACAGCGTCGGGCGGTACGGGGGCGAGGAGTTCCTGTTCGTGTTCCCGAACACCACCACCGGGCAGGGGCAGCGGATCTGCGAGCGGGTCCGGGAACTGGTGAACGCCTACGACTGGTCGCAGATTCACCCGTCGCTGACGGTTTCGCTGTCGATGGGCGTGGCGACCGATCCGCGCGTCCCGAACCACGAGCGGCTGGTGTCGCTGGCCGACGAGCAGCTGTACCGCGCCAAGCGTTCCGGACGCAACCGGGTCTGCGTCCTTCCGGAAGCCGGGCACTGA
- a CDS encoding alpha/beta hydrolase, whose protein sequence is MTGDVPADPRAAPLVGGRPYRVVRRVLGGVPCLLELPPEGQAVTALCVVYHGAWATKEGKLGVYAALAAGGAAVILPDAALHGERQGDTPPGLNDREYVWESVSRTVAEAPALLDGAHAAFGPEVSGVPLWLVGSSMGGYVAQTLRRTLPEAGLPVARTAALITSGVWQEPAVRAPHLRAFLDAYRPVAHAGTAPLTPLLLASGEADPTFPLAAHHAPTAAAYREAFGPAGAGLVERTFAGVGHYTSVQMQRAVLAFLNGDTDSD, encoded by the coding sequence GTGACCGGTGACGTTCCCGCCGATCCCCGCGCCGCGCCGCTGGTCGGGGGCCGGCCGTACCGGGTGGTGCGGCGGGTCCTGGGGGGCGTGCCGTGCCTGCTGGAACTCCCGCCGGAGGGGCAGGCGGTGACGGCGCTGTGCGTGGTGTACCACGGGGCCTGGGCGACCAAGGAGGGCAAGCTGGGCGTGTACGCGGCGCTGGCCGCCGGGGGCGCGGCGGTGATCCTGCCGGACGCGGCGCTGCACGGCGAGCGGCAGGGCGACACCCCACCCGGCCTGAACGACCGCGAGTACGTGTGGGAGAGCGTGAGCCGCACGGTGGCGGAGGCGCCGGCGCTGCTGGACGGGGCGCACGCGGCGTTCGGGCCGGAGGTCAGCGGTGTGCCGCTGTGGCTGGTGGGGTCCAGCATGGGCGGGTACGTGGCGCAGACGCTGCGCCGCACGCTGCCGGAGGCGGGCCTGCCGGTGGCGCGGACGGCGGCTCTGATCACGTCCGGCGTGTGGCAGGAACCGGCGGTCCGTGCGCCGCACCTGCGGGCCTTCCTGGATGCCTACCGCCCGGTGGCGCACGCGGGCACTGCGCCGCTCACGCCGCTGCTGCTGGCGAGCGGGGAGGCCGACCCGACCTTTCCGCTGGCGGCGCATCACGCACCCACGGCGGCGGCGTACCGGGAGGCATTCGGGCCTGCCGGGGCCGGGCTGGTGGAACGCACCTTCGCCGGGGTCGGGCATTACACCAGCGTGCAGATGCAGCGCGCCGTGCTGGCCTTCCTGAATGGTGATACGGACTCCGATTGA
- a CDS encoding S8 family serine peptidase → MKIDTTVLSRLTLLAAALSLAACGQRTAPVQSALPAPAPLASGGQIATVRIGPDVTEAALRGALPGAQIIAFHADSGYALLSVPATLKAASLSSQGLRALGVNAQGVTLEVDQELEVMNEGTAEGLADGLGVTNWAGGTTNWAGGTTNWAGGSTFLTPRDWASTQEYWAAINLQAAHRLVPELGRGVKVAVIDTGIDLNHPLLRGRIDTVGAWDYVGGDASPQEELPVSGVGKYGHGTAVSGVVLQVAPNAEILPLRVLNPNGRGPMSRVLQAMDRAVASGARVINLSLGSVTDSAALNTMISAALARGIVVVNSSGNSGTEGMVFPAQNLTTGLFTANSGLLGIGSVSLKGMKSSFSTYSAGMSLTAPGEKVITSYPDSRLAYASGTSFAAPAVSGAAALALSTGAASLSPANIAANLRLTATPSPDLLFKGKLGQGVLNVGAFVGRYR, encoded by the coding sequence ATGAAGATCGACACGACTGTTCTGTCCCGCCTGACCCTGCTGGCCGCCGCGCTGTCACTGGCCGCCTGCGGTCAGCGGACCGCGCCGGTTCAGAGTGCGCTGCCCGCACCGGCGCCGCTGGCCTCCGGCGGTCAGATCGCCACGGTCCGGATCGGGCCGGACGTGACCGAGGCGGCCCTGCGCGGCGCGCTGCCCGGCGCGCAGATCATCGCGTTCCATGCAGACAGCGGGTACGCCCTGCTGTCGGTTCCGGCGACCCTGAAGGCCGCCAGCCTGAGCAGCCAGGGGCTCCGGGCGCTGGGCGTGAATGCCCAGGGCGTGACCCTGGAAGTCGATCAGGAACTGGAAGTAATGAACGAGGGAACGGCCGAGGGACTGGCCGACGGACTGGGTGTCACCAACTGGGCCGGCGGCACGACAAACTGGGCGGGCGGCACCACCAACTGGGCGGGCGGCAGCACCTTCCTGACGCCCCGCGACTGGGCCAGCACCCAGGAGTACTGGGCCGCGATCAACCTCCAGGCGGCCCACCGGCTGGTCCCGGAACTCGGGCGGGGCGTGAAGGTCGCCGTGATCGACACCGGCATCGACCTGAACCACCCGCTGCTGCGCGGCCGGATCGACACGGTGGGCGCGTGGGATTACGTGGGCGGCGACGCCAGCCCGCAGGAGGAACTGCCGGTCAGCGGCGTCGGGAAGTACGGTCACGGCACGGCCGTGAGTGGCGTGGTGCTGCAGGTCGCGCCGAACGCCGAGATCCTGCCGCTGCGGGTCCTGAATCCCAACGGGCGCGGGCCGATGTCGCGGGTCCTGCAGGCCATGGACCGCGCGGTGGCCAGCGGAGCGCGCGTGATCAACCTGTCACTCGGGTCCGTTACGGACTCGGCGGCCCTGAACACCATGATCAGTGCGGCGCTCGCGCGGGGCATCGTGGTCGTGAACTCCTCGGGCAACAGCGGTACAGAAGGCATGGTGTTTCCAGCACAGAACCTCACGACCGGGCTGTTCACGGCGAACAGCGGCCTGCTGGGCATCGGGAGCGTGAGCCTGAAAGGCATGAAATCCAGCTTCTCGACGTACAGCGCGGGCATGTCACTGACCGCGCCCGGCGAGAAGGTGATCACTAGTTACCCGGACAGCCGACTGGCGTACGCGTCGGGCACGTCGTTCGCCGCTCCGGCGGTGTCGGGGGCGGCGGCGCTGGCCCTGTCGACCGGCGCGGCCAGCCTGAGCCCCGCGAACATCGCCGCGAACCTGCGCCTGACCGCCACGCCCAGCCCGGACCTGCTGTTCAAGGGCAAGCTGGGGCAGGGCGTCCTGAACGTCGGGGCCTTCGTGGGCCGGTACCGCTGA
- a CDS encoding L-glutamate gamma-semialdehyde dehydrogenase, translating into MTTTHLEGLLPFEHEPYHIFQDEAVAARQRDAFRAVREAYVGRTFPLIVAGQDAQGSGTFAVRNPADTRETLWHFHNATPAQLNEAVAAAQAAFLEWRRTDPLQRASIFKRAAELLRARRMEFNAVMTLENGKNWAEADGEVAESVDHFEVFARETLRWSQGKAVYPMLDEHVTTVYEPLGVVACISPWNFPSAIPLGMALGALAAGNTVLWKPAGETPLSSYLMVELLFEAGLPRNAVQFLTGTDDVLGDPLVDHPGVRMIAFTGSKEIGCRIYERAARVQPGQRWLKRVIAEMGGKDPTVVCADADIEAAATGIVQAAFGYSGQKCSACSRVIAEDSVYDDLLARVTEKTRALKVGLPEENAAIGPVIHQGSADRIAQFVEAGRTSARLVLGGDTPDTGDRVGGYVSPTLFADVDPADPLFQQEIFGPVLTFTRARDWEHAIELANDSEYGLTAAFYSRDPHKIAVARRDMHVGNLYINRKCTGALSGTHAFGGYGMSGTNAKVGGPDYLFWFLQTKTVAQRY; encoded by the coding sequence ATGACCACCACCCATCTGGAAGGCCTGCTGCCTTTCGAGCACGAGCCGTACCACATCTTTCAGGACGAGGCGGTCGCCGCCCGCCAGCGCGACGCCTTCCGGGCCGTACGCGAGGCCTACGTGGGCCGCACCTTCCCGCTGATCGTCGCCGGACAGGACGCCCAGGGGAGCGGCACCTTCGCCGTGCGCAACCCCGCCGACACCCGCGAGACGCTGTGGCACTTTCATAACGCCACGCCTGCACAGCTGAACGAGGCCGTGGCCGCCGCGCAGGCCGCCTTCCTGGAGTGGCGCCGCACCGATCCGCTGCAACGCGCCAGCATCTTCAAGCGGGCCGCCGAGCTGCTGCGCGCACGCCGAATGGAATTCAACGCGGTCATGACGCTGGAGAACGGCAAGAACTGGGCCGAGGCCGACGGTGAGGTGGCCGAGTCGGTGGATCACTTCGAGGTCTTCGCGCGTGAAACGTTGCGCTGGTCGCAGGGCAAGGCCGTGTACCCCATGCTGGACGAGCACGTGACCACCGTGTACGAGCCGCTGGGTGTGGTGGCGTGCATCAGCCCGTGGAACTTCCCGAGCGCCATTCCGCTGGGCATGGCGCTGGGCGCGCTGGCCGCCGGGAATACGGTGCTGTGGAAACCCGCCGGGGAGACGCCGCTCTCGTCGTACCTGATGGTCGAACTGCTGTTCGAGGCAGGCCTGCCCCGGAACGCCGTGCAGTTCCTGACCGGCACGGACGACGTGCTGGGCGACCCGCTGGTGGACCATCCGGGCGTGCGGATGATCGCCTTCACCGGCAGCAAGGAGATCGGCTGCCGCATCTACGAGCGGGCCGCGCGGGTGCAGCCGGGCCAGCGGTGGCTCAAGCGCGTGATCGCCGAGATGGGCGGCAAGGACCCCACGGTCGTGTGCGCGGACGCGGACATCGAGGCCGCCGCGACCGGCATCGTGCAGGCGGCGTTCGGGTACAGCGGCCAGAAGTGCAGCGCCTGCTCCCGCGTGATCGCCGAGGACAGCGTGTACGACGACCTGCTGGCCCGCGTGACCGAGAAGACCCGCGCCCTGAAGGTCGGTCTGCCCGAGGAGAACGCCGCCATCGGCCCGGTCATCCACCAGGGCAGCGCCGACCGCATCGCGCAGTTTGTCGAGGCGGGCCGCACGAGCGCGCGGCTGGTGCTGGGCGGCGACACGCCCGACACCGGGGACCGGGTGGGCGGCTACGTCTCCCCCACCCTGTTCGCGGACGTGGACCCGGCCGATCCGCTGTTCCAGCAGGAGATCTTCGGGCCGGTCCTGACCTTCACCCGCGCCCGCGACTGGGAACACGCCATAGAACTGGCGAACGACTCCGAGTACGGCCTGACCGCCGCGTTCTACTCGCGCGACCCGCACAAGATCGCGGTGGCCCGCCGCGACATGCACGTGGGGAACCTGTACATCAACCGCAAGTGCACGGGCGCCCTGAGCGGCACGCACGCCTTCGGCGGGTACGGCATGAGCGGCACGAACGCCAAGGTCGGCGGCCCCGACTACCTGTTCTGGTTCCTGCAGACCAAGACGGTGGCGCAGCGGTACTGA
- a CDS encoding histidine phosphatase family protein, which translates to MAPFLHHRKEFYVNARAVIERDSPHGREVLLQRRVKPGQPRRLEFPGVQLDPFEGITDALAHEVREETGLTVSGYLTDLHGTVTVTPAAEVECLTPSFVYQTRRGPVDSVGFFFRVQASGDLTEQGDGAAGHEWVALGEVRRRFQDAPDTFDWLTQAALRHLLTHDWAGHAGPDGSREEVLEPGTLLLVRHARATGQEPGAPLTPDGEAAAQALASSLAGLGVTRIVSSPWVRAAATARPLADRLGLPLRTDERLTERVLSGVPRADWRERLRDSFADDSLCLPGGESGAAARARVQAALADARDPAGVTVVVTHGNLLALALGLGFGEWAALRNPDVWTLHTGTPQRWPA; encoded by the coding sequence GTGGCCCCTTTCCTTCACCACCGCAAGGAGTTCTACGTGAACGCCCGCGCCGTGATCGAACGGGACAGCCCGCATGGACGCGAGGTGCTGCTGCAACGCCGCGTGAAACCAGGGCAGCCCAGACGCCTGGAATTCCCGGGCGTACAGCTTGATCCCTTCGAGGGCATCACGGACGCCCTGGCCCACGAGGTGCGTGAGGAGACGGGCTTGACCGTCAGCGGCTACCTGACGGACCTGCACGGCACCGTGACCGTGACCCCGGCCGCCGAGGTGGAATGCCTGACGCCCAGTTTCGTGTACCAGACCCGGCGCGGCCCGGTGGACAGTGTGGGCTTCTTCTTTCGCGTGCAGGCCAGCGGTGACCTGACCGAGCAGGGTGACGGGGCCGCCGGTCACGAGTGGGTGGCACTGGGTGAGGTCCGCCGCCGCTTTCAGGACGCGCCGGACACCTTCGACTGGCTGACGCAGGCGGCGCTGCGGCACCTGCTGACGCACGACTGGGCCGGGCACGCCGGGCCGGACGGCAGCCGCGAGGAGGTGCTGGAGCCCGGCACGCTGCTGCTGGTGCGGCACGCGCGGGCGACCGGGCAGGAACCGGGGGCGCCGCTGACCCCGGACGGCGAGGCGGCGGCGCAGGCCCTGGCTTCTTCGCTGGCTGGGCTGGGCGTCACGCGGATCGTCAGCAGTCCGTGGGTGCGGGCGGCGGCGACGGCGCGTCCGCTGGCAGATCGGCTGGGCCTGCCGCTCAGGACGGACGAGCGCCTGACCGAGCGGGTCCTGAGCGGCGTGCCCAGGGCCGACTGGCGCGAGCGGCTGCGGGACAGTTTCGCGGACGACAGCCTGTGCCTGCCGGGCGGCGAGTCCGGCGCGGCGGCCCGCGCGCGCGTTCAGGCGGCCCTGGCGGACGCGCGCGACCCGGCGGGCGTGACGGTGGTGGTGACGCACGGGAACCTGCTGGCCCTGGCGCTGGGCCTGGGGTTCGGGGAGTGGGCGGCGCTGCGCAACCCGGACGTGTGGACGCTGCACACGGGGACGCCGCAGCGGTGGCCGGCGTGA
- a CDS encoding DinB family protein gives MTDPNRTERTQMAFARLLPKLFRGGQAFVGVEASLSSLDADTATTRPAGLPHSVAELVAHINWWNRWMLDIIEMGEAQPYPKHAADTWPTVSSEDWPRVKNEFYELLARIDPHAARPDLANPVNHEETIGELLADMALHTAHHFGQVVTVRQALNAWPPAGGGDTW, from the coding sequence ATGACTGATCCTAACCGCACTGAACGAACCCAGATGGCCTTCGCGCGCCTGCTGCCCAAACTGTTCCGGGGTGGGCAGGCCTTCGTGGGCGTCGAGGCGTCCCTGAGCAGCCTGGACGCCGACACGGCCACCACCCGCCCGGCGGGCCTGCCGCACTCGGTGGCGGAACTCGTGGCGCACATCAACTGGTGGAACCGCTGGATGCTGGACATCATCGAGATGGGCGAGGCGCAACCCTACCCGAAGCACGCCGCCGACACCTGGCCCACCGTGAGCAGCGAGGACTGGCCGCGCGTGAAGAACGAATTCTACGAGCTGCTGGCCCGCATCGACCCGCACGCCGCCCGCCCGGACCTGGCGAACCCCGTGAACCACGAGGAAACCATCGGGGAACTGCTGGCCGACATGGCCCTGCACACCGCGCACCACTTCGGGCAGGTCGTGACGGTCCGGCAGGCCCTGAACGCCTGGCCGCCCGCCGGTGGGGGCGACACGTGGTAA
- a CDS encoding DUF4180 domain-containing protein, with translation MPENHHEQQIGGVRTLSELGLSLPDAGAIREALGAAYSLDGLIVQEADLDPAFLNLRSGLLGELFQTFTNHRLPLALVVPDPARHGERFVELAREHTGHALVRVTPTVEAAREWLARA, from the coding sequence ATGCCGGAGAATCATCATGAACAGCAGATCGGCGGGGTCCGGACCCTGAGCGAACTGGGCCTGAGCCTGCCGGACGCCGGGGCAATCCGCGAGGCACTGGGCGCCGCATATTCCCTGGACGGCCTGATCGTGCAGGAGGCGGACCTGGACCCGGCGTTCCTGAACCTGCGCAGCGGCCTGCTGGGCGAACTGTTCCAGACGTTCACCAATCACCGCCTGCCGCTGGCCCTGGTCGTCCCGGACCCGGCGCGCCACGGCGAGCGCTTCGTGGAACTTGCCCGCGAGCACACCGGGCACGCCCTGGTGCGCGTCACGCCGACCGTGGAGGCCGCGCGGGAGTGGCTGGCGCGGGCCTGA